One Ricinus communis isolate WT05 ecotype wild-type chromosome 1, ASM1957865v1, whole genome shotgun sequence DNA window includes the following coding sequences:
- the LOC8268787 gene encoding histidinol-phosphate aminotransferase, chloroplastic — protein MQTSMGVIDIYNTASLCLIKSSHSLHQSLLPQRRICSFEVNNRRRVIAMASFTPVEHINEAQERVAGDSFIRSHLRKLSPYQPILPFEVLSASLGRKPEDIVKLDANENPYGPPPEVAEALGSLKFPYIYPDPESRRLREALAKDSDLESNHILVGCGADELIDLIMRCTLDPGDKIVDCPPTFTMYEFDAAVNGAEVIKVMRKPDFSLNVELIVDAVLREKPKCIFLTSPNNPDGSIISDEDLLKILQLPILVVLDEAYIEFSGLESRMKWVKKHDNLIVLRTFSKRAGLAGLRVGYGAFPSSIIEYLWRAKQPYNVSVAAEVSACAALENPTYLETVKDALVQERERLYKLLKEVPFLTPFPSYSNFILCEVKSGRDAKKLKDDLAKMGVMVRHYNNKVLKGYIRISVGKPEQTDVLMKCLKTLY, from the exons ATGCAAACATCCATGGGAGTGATTGATATCTACAACACTGCTTCTCTCTGCTTGATCAAATCTAGCCACAGTCTTCACCAATCTTTGCTTCCTCAAAGACGTATTTGCTCGTTTGAAGTGAATAATCGAAGAAGGGTTATTGCTATGGCCTCCTTCACACCTGTAGAGCATATCAATGAAGCTCAAGAGAGGGTAGCTGGCGATTCATTTATTCGTTCCCATTTGAGGAAACTGTCACCTTATCAACCCATTCTGCCTTTTGAG GTTTTGTCAGCTAGTCTTGGAAGGAAGCCTGAGGATATTGTCAAATTAGATGCGAATGAAAATCCCTATGGTCCACCTCCAGAG GTAGCTGAAGCTTTGGGGTCTCTGAAATTCCCTTACATATACCCTGATCCTGAAAGTCGCCGACTTCGTGAGGCTCTTGCCAAAGATTCAGACCTTGAATCCAATCACATTCTCGTAGGATGCGGTGCTGATGAGCTCATTGATCTAATTATGAG ATGTACTCTAGATCCAGGTGACAAGATTGTGGACTGTCCTCCAACCTTTACAATGTATGAATTTGATGCTGCAGTTAATGGGGCAGAAGTCATTAAGG TTATGAGAAAGCCAGATTTTAGCTTGAATGTTGAGCTCATTGTTGATGCCGTTCTACGAGAAAAACCTAAATGTATATTCTTAACATCGCCAAACAATCCTGATGGGAG TATTATCAGTGACGAAGATCTCTTGAAAATCCTTCAACTTCCAATTTTAGTGGTACTTGATGAAGCATACATAGAGTTTTCAGGACTGGAATCTAGGATGAAATGGGTGAAGAAGCATGATAATCTAATTGTCCTGCGCACATTTAGCAAAAGAGCTG GTTTAGCTGGACTTCGTGTTGGATATGGAGCATTTCCTTCGAGTATCATTGAATATCTGTGGAGAGCAAAGCAGCCTTATAATGTCTCAGTTGCAGCCGAAGTTTCTGCTTGTGCAGCATTAGAAAATCCTACATATTTAGAG ACGGTGAAAGATGCTTTGGTACAGGAGCGGGAAAGGCTTTATAAGCTGCTGAAGGAAGTGCCATTTCTCACTCCATTTCCAAGCTATTCTAATTTCATTCTCTGTGAGGTTAAATCTGGAAGAGATGCTAAGAAGCTTAAG GATGATCTCGCAAAGATGGGTGTTATGGTCCGCCACTACAATAATAAAGTGTTGAAGGGTTATATTCGGATATCTGTTGGGAAGCCTGAACAAACAGATGTCTTGATGAAGTGTCTCAAGACCTTGTATTGA